GCTTAATCTTTAATTGAGAGATATCTATTCCCTGGCTTTTTGCAAAACCCACTGCCGCCTTTGTCGGAACACCATCAGCGCTATAGGCGGCACTTTTGGGAGGCCCGGACACTTCAATGACAACATCTTCCTGCATTTCATCTGCTTCCGTAACAATTAATGCCAGCCTTCTTGGCGTGCCGTATACAGAGATTTCCCTGAATCTGATACGATTTTCCATTAAGAGCCGCTCAGCAGCAGCCTTGATGTCCGCTATTGCAGCAGGTAAAAACCTTGCCGGGAGCTCCTCGACCCCGATCTCCATAAGTATATCTTTATTCATAATTCATACTAACTGACTTGAATACCCCTCAGCACATTTCTTTGCAAGGTTTCTAACCCGTGCTATATACCCTGTTCTCTCCGACACGCTTATAGCCTTCCTCGCGTCAAGGAGATTAAAGATATGGGATGTCTTGAGGCAATAATCATAGGCAGGGAGTATCAATCCTTTCGCGATAAGAGATGATGATTCAC
The sequence above is a segment of the Nitrospirota bacterium genome. Coding sequences within it:
- a CDS encoding glycine--tRNA ligase subunit alpha; translation: MSYGDIHHRTEVEFSRYNFEEADIEMLFTLFKMYESESSSLIAKGLILPAYDYCLKTSHIFNLLDARKAISVSERTGYIARVRNLAKKCAEGYSSQLV